CACCTAATGGTGATAAGCTATTTTTATTTCTAAATGGAGGTAGCACAAAATCCTTTATATATGATTTTAATAAAATTTCTGGAACAATAAGCAATGAAAAGGAGATAACTGTGCGAAGCTCGGTTGTAGGCGCCGCTTTTAGCCCTGATTCAAAATTACTATATATAATTGATTACCAAAGGGTAATAAATCAATATAATTTAAGCAGCCCAAACATTAACAACACTAAGATTGATGTTTACAGGCTACCTTCAGAAAAATTCTTTCACTCAATGCAATCAGGCCCAGATGGCAAAATATACATGAATATATACCCATCAAAACAGCTTGCCGTAATCCATTCTCCTAATACCCGAAGCACTTCTGGCAATCCGAATGCATGTAACTTTTCAACCAATGGGCCTTTACGCCCTGGAGGAAACTACGCCAGCTTAGGAGGCGGATTACCAAACATGATTGATGCCAAACATGCAACCGTATATCCAGGAACACCAGCCTCAATAAGCAGTTATATTACAGCATGTAATACATATAAGTTTTTCCCAGATTTTTGTGGCACCTCTTTTAGCTGGGATTTTGGAGATCCTGCTTCTGGAAGTAATAATACTTCTACAGAAGCCAATCCTACACATGTTTTTAGCGCAGGGTCACTACCTTTATATACTTATACGGTAAAGTTAAAAAACAGCAGCAATGTAGTTATCGCTCAGACAACCATAACTATACAGAATGACCCAATACAAATCTCAGGAAGTACAGAAGCGTGCGTTGCAACATCTCCGGTTACAAATAACTATACAACTCTTCAGGAAGGAGATAATGCAATATGGTCAATAACACAAGGAACCGGGACTTTTACGGGTCCAAACAATCTTTCCAATTTTAATGTGAACTGGACTTCTTTGCCTGGCACAATAACTCTGACAATAACTAATTCCGCCGGCTGTATTAAAACTATAACTCAGAATATAGCATCATCGTGTATAGGTGAAGGTACCGATAAAGTGGTTTTTACAACAAAACTACAATCAGACAATAAAATTATTATGGGAGGAAATTTCACTTCTTATAATGGAATCCCAATTAACAGAATTGCCCGATTAAATACCAATATGAGTCTTGACACTACTTTTCAGGTAGGTACAGGCGCTAATGATGTTGTATATTGCTCTGCTATCCAAACAGATGGAAAAATAGTAATTGGAGGAGAATTTACTAATTATAATGGCAATTTAAGAAACGGATTAGTGCGATTAAATAACGACGGAAGTATCGATACCAGTTTTACTATAGGAACCGGAATAAACAACCCCTCTCCTGGATTAAACTCTATAAAAGCAATGGCCATACAGAGTGATGGAAAAATAATTATTGGAGGGTTATTTACTTCTTATAACGGAACAGCAAGGGTCAATTTAGCCCGATTGAATGCAAATGGAACATTGGATAATACATTCGTATCCAATTTTATCTCTGATGGAAATACCGTAGAATGTATAGAAATACAAAATGATGGAAAAATTATAGTTGGTGGATATTTTACCTCCTATGGTTCAGACCAAAGATCCGGAATTATACGACTAAATTCAAACGGAACAATTGACACCACTTTTAATCCGGGAACTGGTATTGATTGGGGAGGCATACACACCGTTAAAGCATTGCCTGACGGAAAAATCATTGCTGGTGGGGATTTTGGGTCTTATAATGGCAATTTAAAACCCTATCTCGTAAAGCTAAATTCTAATGGTTCCATAGATACATCATTCTCTCCTTCCAGTATAGGAATTAGGCCAGGAGGCATAGGAGTAATGACCATTGGTATCCAAACAGATGGAAAAATAATTATTGGTGGTGGCTTTAGCATTGTTGACAATCAAATTAAGCCAAGAATAGCTCGACTAAATAGTTCTGGATCTTTAGACCTCACATTCAATCCTGGCAGCGGGTTTGGTCCCGTAGATGGTAATAGAGTAATTGGTGCTAAACTGTATTCCCTTTCCATACAACCTGATGGAAAAATAGTTTGCGGAGGATATTTTAAATCGTATAATTCTATAGAAGTAAACAATATAACAAGAATAGACCTTGTAACTAATATCATTGGCAGAACAATGAATCAAAACGTTGTAAAGCAAAACGAAACAGACACTGTTGAAAAGATATATACTACCCATTTACATGAAATCACCTTGTATCCAAACCCCACTAACGGTATATTGAACATTGGAGTATCTGACAGCTCTAAAACTCCTGACAGCTATACAATCTATAATAGTTTAGGACAGGCAGTCAAGCAAATCAAAAACGTTACAGAAGAAAGTTTAAAAATCGATACTTCAAATTACGCTACCGGAATCTACATGATTCGATTTACAAAAGGTAATGAAACTAAAACACTACAGTTTGTTAAGAACTAATGTGGTTCACCCATAATAAAAAAGCCTTCTTTCGAAGGCTTTTTTTATTTTAATATTCCGGAGCTAATTCTATTTCCAGTCCGTCCAATTCTTCCGTGATATGAATCTGACAGCCAAGACGGCTGTTGGACTTGACAAAAAAGGCTTCTGAAAGCATGGCTTCTTCATCATCACCCATTTCAGGCAAGGCAACATCATTAAGCACATAACACTGGCAAGAAGCACACATAGCCATGCCTCCGCAAACTCCAATGGTTCCTTCCGGAGCCAGTTCATAAGCACGAACCAGTTCCATAATATTCATATTCATGTCTGTCGGAGCCTGGACTTCGTGTAAAGTCCCTTCCCGATCAGTTATTTTGATAGTAACATCCATTTTGTATTTGATAATGCCGCGTGATTAATCTATCGATTTCACGACCGCCTTTTCAGCTTCTTTTCTTGTTCCGTCAAATCCGTCTACGCCAGAAACAGTCGTATATTTCAGTACGTATTTTTTACCCGGATTTAATTTATTGTAAACACTCTGGCACATCAGCGTAGCTTCATGGAAACCGCAAAGAATCAGCTTTAATTTACCAGGATAAGTATTGACATCGCCAATAGCGTAAATTCCTTCAATATTGGTTTGATAATCCAATGAGTTATCTACTTTAATCGCATTTTTTTCAATTTCAAGGCCCCAGTTGGCTATCGCTCCTAATTTAGGTGATAATCCAAAAAGCGGAATAAAATAGTCTGTTTTGATATTTCTGTGCGCTCCGTTTTCATCAATATCAATCGATTCCAGATGTTCTGCCCCGTTTAATCCGGTAACTTCAGCCGGAGTTATCAAGCGGATTTTTCCCGCATGTTTTAGTTCCTGTACTTTTTCTACAGAATCCAATGCCCCGCGGAACTCATTTCTTCTATGGATAAGCGTAACTTCTGAAGCAACATTGGCCAGAAAAATACTCCAGTCCAGGGCAGAATCTCCCCCGCCGGCAATTACTATCCTTTTGTCCCTGAACAGCTCCGGGTCTTTTACAAAATATTCAACTCCTTTATCTTCATAGAATTCAATATCTTCAATCAAAGGTTTTCTAGGCTCGAAGCTTCCCAAACCACCGGCAATTGCAACGGCTTTGCAATGATGTGCCGTTCCTTTATCTGTAGTTACAATAAAAGTTCCGTCTTCCTGCTTTTGAATAGTTTCCGCCTTTTCATTCAATGTAAATCCGGGTTGAAACTGTTTGATTTGCTCCATAAGGTTAGTAACTAAATCACCTGCCAATACAGATGGATAGCCTGGAATATCGAAAATGGGTTTTTTAGGATAAAGTTCTGCCAACTGTCCGCCGGGTTGAGGCAGGGCATCAATAATGTGGCATTTTAGTTTTAGCAGTCCTGCTTCAAAAACGGTAAACAGACCTGTGGGTCCGGCACCGATTATTAGTATATCTGTTTCAATCATTTTTTAAAAATTCTGAGGGTTCTAAGTTTCTGATACAAAATTCAGGAAACCAAGAGTCATTTTGTATGATAAATATCATGTCACCGTGGCCTGGTAGCTACCGGAAACATTTGTCCTAAAAATGCAGGACAGTATTGCAATCTGAATGAGATTACAATAAAAAGCCAGGGAATATTGAAAATACTCCCTGACACAAAGTTTATATTTAGGCTACATTCACCACAGTTTCAATCTGCGGAGCGTATTTTTTTATAGTAGTTTCAACGCCGGCCTTTAATGTCATCTGGTTCACACTGCAACCAACACAGGCTCCTTCAAGACGAACCTTGACATGTTTGTCATCTTCTATTTCAATGAGTGAAATATTTCCTCCGTCTGACTCAAGAAACGGACGAATTTCATCCAATGCCTTCTCTACGTTTAATTTAATTTCTTCTGTTGTCATAATCTTGTTTTTTTGGGACAAACTAGATTTTAGTTTCCGGACAAATTAGGAATCGTATCCAAAAACCTGCTAAATGTCTTATTTTTTTACTGCCGAGCATCCCGCCATTGTCGTAATTTTTACGGCTTCAGAAGGTGGCAGATTTTCATTTCTATATACTGTTTCCTGAACTACGTTTCTGGCAATATCTTCAAAAACTTTTTCCAAAGGAGAAGCCGTTTGCAAGGCAGCCGGACGTCCGTAATCTCCTGCTTCGCGTATTGATTGTACGATTGGAACTTCACCTAAAAACGGAACTTCCAAATCTTGCGCAAGATTCTTGGCTCCTTCTTTTCCAAAGATATAATATTTATTTTCAGGTAGTTCTTCAGGTGTAAAATAGGCCATATTTTCAATAATTCCAAGAACTGGAACATTGATTGAATCGGATTGGAACATGGCTACTCCTTTTTTCGCATCAGCCAATGCAACAGCTTGTGGCGTACTCACTACAACTGCTCCTGTTATTGGCAATGACTGAACGATTGATAAGTGAATGTCACCTGTTCCTGGTGGCAAATCGATTAGCATAAAATCCAATTCTCCCCAGTCCGCATCAAAAATCATCTGGTTCAACGCTTTTGACGCCATAGGTCCTCTCCAGATTACAGCCTGACTTGGTGCTGTGAAAAACCCGATTGAAAGAATTTTGACTTCATAGCTTTCGATAGGTTTCATTTTAGATTTTCCATCAACGGTAACGGAAATTGGCTTTTCTGATTCTACGTCAAACATAATAGGCATTGACGGACCATAAATATCTGCATCAAGCACACCTACGTTAAAGCCCATTTTTGCCAATGTTACGGCCAGGTTTGCAGTAACCGTTGATTTTCCAACGCCTCCTTTACCAGAAGCCACGGCAATAATGTTTTTGATTCCGGGAATAGATTTTCCTTTGATTTCAGGCTTTTCAGGTGTTTCAACTTTTATGTTGACCTTTACTTTAGCTTCTGACGAAATCTTTTCATGTATTGTTTTGATGATATCAGCTTCTGCACGTTTTTTAATGTGTAGTGCCGGTGTCGCAAGTGTAAGTTCTACTACTACTTCGTCTCCAAAAGTAAGTACATTCTGAACCGCTCCGCTTTCTACCATATTTTTACCTTCTCCAGCAATGGTAATAGTTTCCAATGCTTTAAGAACTTCTTTCCTATCTATTTTCATTTTTGTATAGCTCTCTTTTTCAAGCCTTTAAATTAGACTGATTTTAAATTGCAAAGATAGCATGAAAACTTTGTAATGTAAAGTTAATAGATTGAAAAAGTTTATGGTTTGATAGACGAATTTGGACTAAGCGGGTTATTGCTTTGAAAAGTAATTACAATTCGTTTTTTTGGATTAGGTTAATCTTCAGAGAAGCATACTGTACGAGTAAATTATTCTTCAGAAAATCATATTCTGAAGACAGCAATTGGTTTTTTACCGATGTATAAATCACGGCATCTACTTTTCCACTAGTGAATTTTGCCTGCGTAGTTCTGAATGATTCTTTGGCATATTTCAATGTGTTTTGCAGGTTAGAAGCGAGCTGCATGTATTGTTTTTTCCGGGTTGTTTCCAATTCCACCTGCTGCTGTATTCTGATTTTTTCCTGTTCCGAAATCAATTTGACTTTTTCCGCTTCAATTTTGGATGCGGTAATCTGCCTGCTTCTCTTAAATCCGTTGAATACCGGAACAGTGAGTCTTAGCCCTATTTCGTGATTTTTATTATCATCAAATTGGGATTTGAAACTTGGCATGTTTTCATTGGGTTGATTTATGGGCGAAGAATAAAATGTCGAAAGGCTATAATATCCTGAAATGGAAGGAAGATTGTCTGATCTTAATATTGAAATTTCTTTTTTGGACCTTTTATACGATAATTCAGCATATTCGATTTTCGGATTTTTAAAAACCGATTTATCTACCGGTTCTGTTTCTTCAGCAAGATAGACTTCAAAAGTAACGGCTTCCAGATTTTCTACCGCAAAGTTCATCAGTTGAAAAAGTTGTAATTTTTGAGTTTCAAATAACTGCACTGCCTCAAGTAAACCTTTTTCATCTTGCGAAAAACTGAGTTGGATATCATACAGATCACTTTCGGGCTTATTGCCAATTTCTACTTCTTTTTTAATACGCTCTAAGTTAAAGGCGGTATTCTGTATCTGCTCTTTTTGAATTTTGACCAATTCCTGAGAAAACAAAGCATCAAAATATTTTTCGAGTAACTGCAGCTTGTATTCGTACTCTATGACTTCTTTGTCTGCCTGAGCCAATTCAATATTTATCTTATTTCTTTGGGCAGTAGCCAGATTTCCAAAATTTAAAAGGTTCATATTGGCTCCCAAGCTCATGTTGTCGTATTGAATGTCTGAACTCACCCTGTTGTTTGTGCTTGGGTCAATAGTAGAACCAAAGTTATAGCTATGATTGCCCGTCAGATTCACTGTTGGAAACAGTTCCAAAAGCGGATGTGTATACAGCTTTTTGGCCCTGTTGATTTCGAGCTGCTTGATTTTTATATCGATATTATTTTGCAAAGCCGTATCAAAACACTTTTGCAATGACCAGGAGTTTTCCTGGCCATTAACAAAAATGCCCGAAGTAATTAGGAGCAAGCTCAAAATTAATTTCTTATTCATATTTCAGATATTTCAAGACATTAACTCTTGTGGCCTGATAGGCTCTTGACAATACCACAATCAGCATTAGCAGCAAAAGCGCAACAAACCCTACAACAAACGGAACAATTGAAATATCTATGCGGTAAGCAAAATTTTCGAGCCATTTGTTTAGTAGAAAATAAACCGGAAACAGAGCAATCAGGAAACCGGCAATACAGAAAACAACATATTGTTTGGAAAGTTCTTTTAGCAGTGTCTTTGTTTCTGCTCCCAGCGTTTTTCGGATGGCTATTTCCTTCATCCTACGTTGGATGGAATACGAAGCCAGGGCAAACAAACCGGACAGCGCAATAAATATTACGATAATATTCAGCAATGAAAATAAATTTCTCTGGTTCACGTAGGCCTGGTAAGACCTTGCGTAACTTTTGTTTACAAAATCATATTTAAACGGGTATTCTGTATCTACTTTCTTAATCCAGAAATTTTCAATTTCTTTCATCGCACTTTCCATATGCTCCGCATCTATTTTTACAAAAATCTGATGCGCGTTCTGAATCATCCACGGAATGGTTTTATAATGAAAAATCGTCATTGGCGGAATCTGATCCTGAGGACCACTAACATGGAAATCTTTTGCAATACCTACAATTTTTAGCTTTTTGTTGTTCCAATTGATTTCTTTACCAATCGGATCCTTTTCATTCATCATGCGTAAAGCGGTTTCATTAATCAGAATATTTTCTATCGTATCTGTTGAAAGCGAAGGAGAAAGGTTCCTCCCTTTTGCCAGTTTAATATTCATCATGTTCAGAAAATCAAAATCGATTGCCATATTACTGCCCTGTACAGCTTTCTTGTTGTATTCATATCCTGAAGAAGCCTGAGCACCACCTCCAAAGTCAAAAGATCCAATTGAAACCTGAGTCACTCCTTTGATTTTCAGAAGCTCCTGATGAATAGTTTCATAACGCAGTACTATTTTTTCCAAATATCCTTTTTCTTTAAAATCATATGGATTCCTATAGTTAACCTGAACAACCTGATCTCCTTTGAATCCTAAATCTTTAGAGTTCATATAGGAAACCTGTTCGTAAACGATATACGACCCGACAATAAAGAAAGAAGCGATAGCAAATTGCAGAATCAGCATGCCGTTTCTAAGCCAGATCCCGTTTTTACTTCTGCCAAAATTGCCTTTCAATACTTTTAAAGTTTCAAAGTTTGATACATATACTGCCGGGAAAATACCTGCAAACAATACCACCAGACCAAATATCAAAAGAATTTGCAGGTAGAACTGTCCGCTATGGATAATCAGATTCTTATTCAAAAACTCATTGTAATAAGGCAGGGAAAGTTCTACAATTACCAATGAAATCAAGATCGCAAAACCTGCCATCAGCATTGTTTCAAAAATAAATTGCTTGACAATATTGCCTCTTGCAGCTCCGATTATTTTTCGGACACCTACTTCTTTTGCCCTTTTTATGGCATTTGCTGTTGCCAGGTTTACATAATTGACGATGGAAAGCGTCAAGATTAAAAGAGACAGTCCCATCATTATCAACAAAAATTGATAGTTCCCCCTTCCTTCTCCATAATTTTCTGTGATGGAATGCAATCTTGCTGCGGTTAATGGTTCCAAAATAATTTTAGAGAGATAACCCTCTCTGTTTTTCTCTCTCCATTGTTCCGGAGTAATCCCTTGTTCTCTTGCCCATTTCAATTCCCTGTTTTCATACAGCAGCCGTTCTAATTTTAATTTTACCGGCCCTGTCTGTTGAGGATTTTTTAATTTGAGCATTAGCGCAAAACTAAAATTCCCCCATTGTGGCCTATTTTCTTCCAATCTTCTATCAATTCTGCTAATAACAACCTCCGGTGCCATAGAAGATTTACCCGGAACTTTATATATTGCTCTTACAACAAACTTCTGTTCGGATAAATCAATTTCTTTTCCAATCGGGTCTTCATTTCTGAATAGTTTTTGGGCTGCTTCTTCAGACAATGCCACACTGTTATTGTCTGCCAAAGCATTTTTCGTACTTCCTTTTATAAATTCGAATGGAAAAAATTCGAAAAACGTTTTCTGAGCATCGGTAATTTTCAGGATTTCCTTTTTTCTCTTGTAACTCACTATATCTTCCATATAATCCGCATCAAAATAGCAGTAGGATTCCAGTTCTTCATAATTTTTAAGATAAGGTTCAAACCCCGCCACATTGGTAGCCCAAAGCATGTTTTCACCAAGGTTAGAAATAGAAAGAAATATTCTTTCCTTATCAGGATTCCATTCGTTATAAGAATGTTCATCATTCCAATAGAGAATGGCAAAAATCAACCCTGCAATTCCCATACTCAACCCCAAGATATTTAGACCTGTAAAAATCTTGTTGTCTTTAATTTGATATAAAAATATTTTTAGCCAATTTTTCAGCATAATGTCTTTTTTTATTAGTTAATCCCATTTGAGTTTATTCGTATTTTAAATATTTCAGGACGTTCATCCTTGTTGCCTGATAAGCTTTTGAAATTACTATTCCCAACGTAAGTGCCATTAGCAATACGAAACCTATCAGAAAAGGAACGGAAGAAATAGCAATCCTATAGGCAAAATTCTCCAGCCATTTATCTAATAACAGGTATGCAGGAAACAGAGCAATTACAAAACCTATGATGCAGAACACCACATATTGTTTTGAAAGTGTTGCCAGAAGCGTTTTGGTCTCTGCCCCCAAAACTTTCCTGATAGCAATTTCCTTCATCCGGTTTTGGATAGAGTAAGAAGCCAGGGCAAACAGTCCGAAAAGTGCAATCAATATCACAACCAGATTCAGCAATGAAAACAGATTTCTCTGACTGATGTAACCGGAATAGGTCCGTGCAAAGCTTTTATCGACAAAATCATATCGTAAAGGATATCTTGTGTCTAATTTTGTTGTCCAGAATTTCTCTATATCAGCTATTGTCTGCTCCATATTTTCAGGAGAAATCTTCACATAAAGTCTGCTCAAATAGCTGCTTTCAGAAACCGTTTTAAGATGGTAAAAAAGCATTGGAGGGATTTCCCTTTGCGGGCCATAGGAATTAAAGTCTTCGACAACGCCCACAACTTTCAATCTTCTGATACCCGGTTTGTCGCCGTCATCTCTAAAATCAAACTCTTTTCCTATCGGGTCTTTTTCACCCATTAAAGCAGCCGTAGTTTTATTGATAATGACAGAATTGATAGTATCCGACGCAAATTTTTCAGAAAGTTTTCTTCCTTCTGCCATTTGGATTCCCATCAGATCAAACAGACCAAATTCCATCGACATGTTTTCTACTTCAATATCTTTCCCTTTATATTCAAAAACTGTAGTGAAATAGCCTCCGCCACCAAAAGAAAAGTTGCCAGCAGAAACTCCTTCAACTCCTTTTATTTTCAATAATTCATTGCGGATCATTTCATAATCGGCCGGGTTTTTCGCTTCATTAAAAGGAATATCAATGACCTGATTGCCGTTAAATCCAAGGTCTTTGTCCATCATAAAATTTACCTGCTGATAAACAATGTAAGAGCCTATGATGAAAAACGATGCGATTGCAAATTGGAAAATCAGCATTCCGTTTCGAAGCCAGATTCCTCGTTTGCTTCGGCTGTAATTCCCTTTTAGCACTTTCAGCACATCAAAATTGGAAATATAAAGTGCTGGAAATACTCCTGAAGCAATAACAGTTACTACAAAAACTGCAATCAATTGGAGGTAAAACAGTCCACTGTTCAGAACCATATTTTTCGACAAAAATTCGTTGTAATATGGAAGCAGCAATTCTACGATCACCAAGGCAAAAAGAATTGAAAAGGAAGTGGTGATTACTGTTTCAAATAAAAACTGCCAGACAATCTGTTTTTTGGCAGCTCCGATAATTTTACGGACACCAACTTCCTTGGCACGCTTTATTGCATTTGCCGTTGCCAGGTTTATATAGTTTACAATAGAAAGAATCAGGATTAACACCGAAAGTCCCAACATAATTATAAGAAATTGGTAATTGCCACTTCCTTCCTGATAGCCGTTGTTTACTTTTGAGTGCAGTCTCGCCGTTTTCAACTGTTCCAGATGCGGAATATCTAATCCATAATTTTTGACGTATGCTTCTGCAGTAATCCCTTTTTCTTTGGCAGCTTTTCTTGCTTGTTTGTCAACATAAATCTGGTGAATTTGCTTTTCAACCATTTCTTTGTTAGCCAGATTTTTTAATTTGACAACTAAAAAAACGGTATGGGCATTCCAATTATCTATATTCTTTTTTATGAATTCTTCAAATTCTTCACGTATTACAATTGCCGGTTCTACCGAAGACTTTCCCGAAATTTTATACACGCCACCAACAACACAATTGGTTTCACCTACTTTTATCGATTTACCTATAGGATCTTCATCACCAAATAATTTCTGTGCTGTTTCCTCAGAAATTGCTGCATTATTTTTTTCTTTAAGAGCCGTCCTGGCATTGGATCTGATAAATTCAAAAGGAAAAAAAGAGAAAAAATTCCCTTCCGATTTTAACACTTTTGATACCAGTTCTTTTTTGTCAGCATATTCAACAAGTGCTCTGTTATAGGCCGGATAAAAGTTACAGTATTCTTCTACTTCAGGTGTCACTTCTTTCAGCCGGGCTCCCAAAGGCACCACATTATAAGCCAGAAATCCTGACCTGGGCTGGTCATTGACTACCTGAAAGACATTTTCTTTTTCAGGATTCCATGCATTATAAGACTGCTCATCATTCCAATACAAAATGGAGAACACCAATCCTGCTACGCCTATACTCAATCCCAAAATATTCAAGATGGTAAAAAGCTTGTTATTTCGGATTTGGTACAAAAATATTTTTAGCCAGTTTGAAAGCATAAGATTGATTTTTGAGATTTATAATTAAACCCTATTTCCTTATTTTTAAACTGCTTATACTAAAACGTTCACATTTCTGCTGTTCAGTTTTTCCGAAAGTATTATACCGTCCTTCATCAAAATGGTTTTTTGGGAAAACGAAGCATCATAATCCGAGTGGGTAACCATTAAAATCGTGGCTCCATTGGCATGCAAATCGGTCAGAAGTTCCATCACTTCATTTCCGTTTTTACTGTCCAGGTTACCTGTTGGCTCATCAGCCAATATAATTTTAGGATCATTGATCAACGCTCTTGCCACAGCAACCCTTTGCTGTTGTCCTCCTGAAAGCTGTTGCGGGAAATGCCTCAATCGGTGTGAAATGGCAAGACGTTCCGCCATCGCTTCTACTTTTTTCTTTCTTTCTGAAGCACTCACATTATTATAAATCAGAGGCAATTCGATATTATCGTATACTGAAAGCTCATCAATCAGGTTAAAATTCTGGAAAACAAAACCGATGTTCTGTTTTCTTATTTTTGATTTTTCACTTTCTTTTAGCCCGCGGATTTCTTTCCCCAATAATTGATAGCTTCCTGAAGTAACATCGTCTAAAAGTCCGACAATGTTTAGCAATGTTGATTTTCCACAACCGGAAGCTCCCATAATGGTTACAAATTCGCCTTGCTTTACTTCTAATGAAATTTCATTAAGCGCTTTGGTTTCTACTTCTTCTGTTCTGAATACTTTTGAGAGGTTTTGAATTTTGATCATGATTTTTGATTTTTTTGATTGTTCGTTTTGATTGATGATTGAAACTGATGATGATTTATTTTTCTATCCATTGGCAGAAATACGATCCCGCCGTCTGCTGCCCAAGGAACTTGATTTTATACTCCTGGTTTTCCTGAAACAACACTTCTGTTTCTCCCTTTTCGTCCTTAGAAAATGATTTTTGAAACAATACTTCATTCTGGCCATTTACTACCCTCATTTCCAATGTTCCTTTTTTTACTTTGATGTCATATTTCAACAAAGTATTGGCATCTTTTGAGGCAGTAATCTTCACAAAAGTTTCTCCTTCATATTCTGAATATCTTGCTTTTGTATAAGTATTTCCATTTTCATTGGCCCATTTTTTATCTTTTACAGGTTCCGTAAAATGAGTTCCTTCTGCCTTGATATGATTATTAGTTCCTTTTTCTTGAGCAAAAAGCTGAAAAAAATTCAGGATCAGGAATGCTAATAGTAATAAAAATTTCTGCATAATTATTTAAAGTTTAAAATTTCAATTTCTTTATAGTCTTTGTAAGATGAAGTCACCACTTTATCTCCGGCTTTTAATCCGCTCAATACTTCATAATACAAAGGGTTTTCTCTGCCCAGGCTAATTTCTTTTCGAACCGCCTTATCACCTTCTACGACAAAAATCCATTTGCCTGAAGTATCTTCATAAAAGCTACCTTTTGAAAGCACTGTGCTTTTAGATTTTCCGGAAAGCAGCAGTCTGACTCCAAAACTCAAGCCTTGCCTAAGATCCAGTTTTTCCGTACTCATGAAATTAAGTTCCACCTGAAACCGGCCGTTTTTTACCTCCGGAATTACTTTCGAAACCGTTACCTGAACCATTTCTCCTTTGTATTCAATTTCACCTTTTTGGCCCTCCGAAACTTTTTCAAGATAAAACTCATCGA
This portion of the Flavobacterium lindanitolerans genome encodes:
- a CDS encoding ABC transporter ATP-binding protein, with protein sequence MIKIQNLSKVFRTEEVETKALNEISLEVKQGEFVTIMGASGCGKSTLLNIVGLLDDVTSGSYQLLGKEIRGLKESEKSKIRKQNIGFVFQNFNLIDELSVYDNIELPLIYNNVSASERKKKVEAMAERLAISHRLRHFPQQLSGGQQQRVAVARALINDPKIILADEPTGNLDSKNGNEVMELLTDLHANGATILMVTHSDYDASFSQKTILMKDGIILSEKLNSRNVNVLV